One genomic region from Candidatus Methylomirabilota bacterium encodes:
- a CDS encoding tripartite tricarboxylate transporter TctB family protein, protein MPARFGVPLAVLAVAAAWAWLARGLPPGGPEAPGPAFVPLLLAGLLALLGLSLLVNNAVAGESERAHGPDWAQALRVLGLLALYATALAYLGYFPATLPFVALAMWLAGARSPAFVLGTTVGFTLALWLVLTALFAVPLPRGPWL, encoded by the coding sequence GTGCCGGCGCGCTTCGGCGTCCCCCTCGCCGTGCTCGCCGTGGCGGCCGCGTGGGCCTGGCTCGCCCGCGGCCTGCCGCCGGGAGGCCCGGAGGCACCCGGACCCGCGTTCGTGCCGCTCCTGCTGGCCGGGCTGCTGGCGCTTCTGGGTCTGTCGCTCCTCGTCAACAACGCCGTGGCCGGCGAGAGCGAGCGCGCTCACGGCCCCGATTGGGCCCAGGCGCTCCGGGTGCTGGGCCTGCTGGCCCTCTACGCCACGGCCCTGGCGTACCTGGGCTACTTCCCGGCCACCCTGCCCTTCGTGGCGCTGGCGATGTGGCTGGCCGGGGCTCGATCGCCTGCGTTCGTGCTCGGCACCACCGTCGGTTTCACCCTCGCGCTCTGGCTCGTCCTGACCGCCCTGTTCGCGGTGCCCCTGCCGCGGGGCCCGTGGCTCTGA
- a CDS encoding tripartite tricarboxylate transporter permease, whose amino-acid sequence MTDGVIWQALGQVLSWPSVLASLVGVLLGLVVGALPGFTISLGMVLVLPLTFGLESIHAMSLMLGLFAAGMTGGSYSAILIKIPGTPSASATVIDGHRMALHGQAGKALGVSVISSVYGGIFSLVCLVLSAPLIARVALQFGAAEQFALLTLGLTLIAAFSGHSLVKGLIAGVLGLLLTGVGQDPMVGTPRFTFGQVELQAGVHFIPALIGLFAIPQVIEGLRAGASPVIPRFTAGLTGLLPSWRELRGLNRSMLVGSAVGTGVGAIPGTGGPIAVFLAYDVARRVSRAPEAFGRGSAEGVAAPEAANNGVTGGALIPMLTLGIPGDPITAILLGVLIVQGLAPGPLLFKEHPEFVYGIFWALLLANLMTLVVALISVRWIVQVLRLPQSALIPAIAVLCVVGAYGIRNTFFDSAVMLFFGAIGYLLNRYGFPVVPMIIGLVLGGDLEEQFRLALTLSGGDPGVFVRQPIAAGFLLLTLAALCWPLVRAALARRQGGRA is encoded by the coding sequence GTGACCGACGGCGTCATCTGGCAGGCCCTCGGTCAGGTCCTGTCCTGGCCGAGCGTGCTGGCCAGCCTCGTCGGCGTCCTGCTCGGACTCGTCGTGGGGGCGCTGCCCGGGTTCACCATCTCGCTGGGCATGGTGCTGGTGCTGCCGCTCACCTTCGGCCTGGAATCGATCCACGCCATGTCGCTCATGCTCGGCCTCTTCGCCGCCGGCATGACGGGCGGCTCCTATTCGGCGATCCTCATCAAGATCCCGGGCACCCCGTCGGCGTCGGCCACGGTGATCGACGGCCATCGCATGGCCCTGCACGGCCAGGCCGGCAAGGCGCTGGGCGTCTCGGTGATCTCGTCCGTCTACGGCGGCATCTTCAGCCTGGTCTGCCTCGTGCTCTCGGCGCCGCTGATCGCACGTGTCGCGCTGCAATTCGGGGCCGCCGAGCAGTTCGCGCTGCTCACGCTGGGCCTCACCCTCATCGCCGCCTTCTCCGGACACTCGCTCGTCAAGGGCCTGATCGCTGGCGTGCTGGGCCTGCTCCTCACCGGCGTCGGACAGGACCCCATGGTGGGCACGCCGCGCTTCACGTTCGGACAGGTCGAGCTGCAGGCGGGCGTCCACTTCATCCCTGCGCTGATCGGGCTGTTCGCGATCCCCCAGGTGATCGAGGGTCTACGCGCGGGCGCCAGTCCGGTGATTCCGCGGTTCACCGCCGGGCTCACCGGCCTCTTGCCCTCGTGGCGGGAGCTCCGAGGCCTCAACCGCAGCATGCTGGTCGGCTCCGCCGTCGGCACCGGCGTGGGCGCCATTCCCGGCACGGGCGGCCCCATCGCCGTGTTCCTGGCCTACGACGTGGCGCGCCGGGTCTCCCGTGCCCCGGAGGCTTTCGGCCGGGGCAGCGCCGAGGGCGTCGCCGCGCCCGAGGCCGCCAACAACGGCGTGACCGGCGGGGCGCTCATCCCCATGCTGACGCTGGGGATCCCGGGCGATCCCATCACCGCCATCCTGCTGGGCGTGCTGATCGTCCAGGGGCTGGCGCCCGGGCCCCTGCTCTTCAAGGAGCATCCCGAGTTCGTCTACGGCATCTTCTGGGCGTTGCTCCTCGCCAACCTCATGACCTTGGTGGTCGCGCTGATCTCGGTGCGCTGGATCGTCCAGGTGCTGCGGTTGCCCCAGAGCGCGCTCATTCCGGCCATCGCCGTGCTCTGCGTGGTCGGGGCCTACGGCATCCGCAACACCTTTTTCGACAGCGCCGTCATGCTCTTCTTCGGCGCCATCGGCTACCTCCTGAACCGCTACGGCTTCCCGGTGGTGCCGATGATCATCGGCCTCGTCCTGGGCGGCGATCTCGAGGAGCAGTTTCGGCTCGCCCTCACCCTCAGCGGTGGCGACCCCGGGGTCTTCGTGCGCCAGCCCATCGCCGCCGGCTTTCTGCTGCTCACCCTGGCCGCGCTCTGCTGGCCGCTGGTGCGGGCCGCGCTGGCGCGCCGGCAGGGCGGACGCGCGTGA
- a CDS encoding ABC transporter substrate-binding protein has translation MRVTVAQPFHSLFYAPQSVARHGGHFEAEGLEVRSLVADGRTSALRALLEGTADLALSGLMRSLDLADRGGRLVPHFAEVNSRNGFFLLSRTARPDFTWRDLVGRTVISFAGAPTPWQCMLTVLRRHGVDPSRVRFVRDLHGDDAVAAFQAGRGDFLEAGQPTTEALLTAGSAHVVSSMGEATGPVPFSSYMATADRLRREPELLLRFTRALYRAQHWIARHGAAEVAEVIAPDFPDIPADLRRRAVERYLAQGTWAAHPVLKRPGFEYLQDILLGGGFIKRRHRYEDLVDTAYARQAMETLKE, from the coding sequence ATGCGGGTGACGGTCGCGCAACCCTTCCACTCACTCTTCTATGCGCCGCAGAGCGTCGCGCGCCACGGCGGGCACTTCGAAGCCGAGGGGCTGGAGGTGCGATCACTCGTCGCCGACGGCCGTACCAGCGCCCTTCGCGCGCTCCTCGAGGGCACGGCCGATCTCGCGCTGAGCGGCCTCATGCGGAGCCTGGACCTGGCCGACCGCGGCGGCCGTCTCGTCCCCCACTTCGCGGAGGTCAACAGCCGCAACGGGTTCTTCCTGCTGAGCCGGACCGCGCGCCCGGACTTCACCTGGCGGGACCTGGTGGGCCGAACGGTGATCTCGTTCGCGGGCGCCCCCACGCCCTGGCAGTGCATGCTCACGGTCCTGCGCCGGCACGGGGTCGACCCCTCCCGCGTCCGGTTCGTCCGCGACCTGCACGGCGACGATGCCGTCGCCGCGTTCCAGGCCGGCCGGGGCGATTTCCTGGAGGCGGGTCAGCCCACCACCGAGGCGTTACTGACCGCCGGGTCCGCTCACGTGGTGAGCTCGATGGGCGAGGCGACGGGCCCGGTGCCGTTCTCGTCGTACATGGCGACCGCCGACCGGCTGCGCCGCGAGCCCGAGCTGCTGCTGCGCTTCACCCGCGCCCTGTACCGGGCGCAGCACTGGATCGCCCGTCACGGCGCCGCCGAGGTCGCCGAGGTGATCGCGCCGGACTTCCCGGACATCCCGGCCGATCTCCGGCGCCGCGCGGTCGAGCGCTACCTGGCTCAGGGCACCTGGGCCGCGCATCCCGTGCTCAAGCGGCCCGGCTTCGAGTACCTTCAAGACATCCTGCTGGGCGGCGGATTCATCAAGCGCCGGCACCGCTACGAGGACCTGGTGGACACCGCCTACGCCCGCCAGGCGATGGAGACGCTCAAGGAGTAG
- a CDS encoding tripartite tricarboxylate transporter substrate binding protein, with protein sequence MTRRLSHIVALGLIALVAAAVAGLPGAGAQEPFPTKAITIWVGFPPGGATDILTRALAEGAEKILGQKIVVINKPGAAGAVATAELIKLKPDGYTIICNTDTPVTRAPHLRDLEYDPFRDLTFINRVGTFKIVFAVREDSPHRTWRDLVEWAKAHPGQLTFGNPGVATTPALVMTRFAAKDGFTFRGVPFAGDGPSVSALLGGHVVLLGGSSVAVSSYVQAKRMRVLLVNDREGLDYAPDATSFEKAGYDVESTTAVITYGPKGMPRQVVERLADAFNQAARTEAFVSMARKTEAAVGAPLTGQALADWLRKVGANYGELIKEAGLYKGQKKP encoded by the coding sequence GTGACCAGGAGGCTTTCGCACATCGTAGCGCTCGGGCTGATCGCGCTGGTGGCGGCGGCCGTCGCCGGCCTGCCCGGCGCCGGCGCCCAGGAGCCGTTTCCCACGAAGGCCATCACCATCTGGGTGGGCTTTCCGCCCGGAGGGGCCACCGACATCCTCACCCGTGCTCTCGCCGAGGGGGCCGAGAAGATCCTCGGCCAGAAGATCGTGGTCATCAACAAGCCGGGGGCGGCGGGGGCCGTAGCCACGGCCGAGCTGATCAAACTGAAGCCCGACGGGTACACGATCATCTGCAACACGGACACGCCGGTCACCCGGGCGCCGCACCTCCGGGATCTCGAATACGATCCCTTCCGCGATCTGACGTTCATCAACCGGGTCGGCACGTTCAAGATCGTCTTCGCCGTGCGAGAGGACAGCCCGCACCGGACGTGGCGCGACCTCGTGGAGTGGGCGAAGGCGCACCCCGGGCAGCTCACGTTCGGCAATCCGGGCGTCGCCACCACGCCGGCGCTGGTCATGACCCGATTCGCCGCGAAGGACGGCTTCACCTTCCGGGGCGTTCCATTCGCCGGAGACGGCCCGTCCGTCAGCGCGCTCCTCGGCGGGCACGTCGTCCTCCTGGGGGGCAGCTCGGTGGCCGTCAGCAGCTACGTCCAGGCCAAGCGGATGCGGGTCCTCCTCGTCAACGACAGGGAAGGCCTCGATTATGCGCCCGACGCGACGTCGTTCGAGAAGGCGGGGTACGACGTCGAGAGCACGACGGCGGTGATCACCTACGGGCCCAAGGGGATGCCGCGTCAGGTGGTCGAGCGGTTGGCCGACGCCTTCAACCAGGCGGCCAGGACGGAGGCGTTCGTGAGCATGGCGCGCAAGACCGAGGCCGCCGTCGGCGCGCCGCTCACCGGCCAGGCCCTGGCCGACTGGCTGCGGAAGGTCGGGGCGAACTACGGAGAGCTGATCAAGGAAGCCGGGCTGTACAAGGGGCAGAAGAAGCCCTGA
- a CDS encoding tripartite tricarboxylate transporter permease produces MDALLSLGLGLHVALQPTNLLFCFVGVFVGTLIGVLPGIGPVGTMSLLLPATFHLSPVGAIIMLAGIYYGAQYGGSTTSILVNIPGEASAIVTGLDGYQMARQGRAGPALGMAALGSFAGGTVGIVGLMLLASPLAEAALSFGPPEYFALMCVSLVVLTFLSQASMYKSLMMGLLGLLLSGVGLDMFTSVPRFTLGLNELTDGIGLIPLVMGLFGIAEILGNLDQSMRRRIYETRLGELLPTAADWLAAKWSIVRGTLIGFLLGILPGGGAVLSSFVSYAVEKRVSRYPERFGTGVIEGVAAPETANNAAAQASFIPLLALGIPPNVVMAVLFGGLLIHGITPGPLLIQQHPDLFWGVIASMFVGNVMLLALNLPLIGMWVRLLRVPYDVLFPLILMFCVVGVYSVNHSRMDVYLMAFFGLVGYLMQKLGYAPAPLALAYVLGPLLETALRQSLALSGGSFAIFFTRPIAAACMAVMAALLVVQILSRQRRPT; encoded by the coding sequence ATGGACGCCCTGCTGAGCCTCGGGCTGGGGCTGCACGTCGCGCTGCAGCCGACCAATCTCCTCTTCTGCTTCGTGGGCGTGTTCGTGGGAACGCTGATCGGCGTGTTGCCGGGCATCGGGCCCGTGGGCACGATGTCCCTGCTCCTGCCCGCGACCTTCCACCTCTCCCCGGTCGGGGCCATCATCATGCTGGCCGGCATCTACTACGGCGCGCAGTACGGAGGCTCGACGACCTCGATCCTCGTCAACATCCCGGGGGAGGCCAGCGCCATCGTCACCGGTCTCGACGGCTACCAGATGGCCCGCCAGGGCCGCGCCGGGCCGGCCCTGGGCATGGCCGCGCTGGGCTCGTTCGCGGGAGGGACGGTGGGCATCGTCGGGCTGATGCTGCTGGCCTCGCCGCTGGCCGAGGCCGCCCTCAGCTTCGGGCCGCCCGAGTACTTCGCGCTCATGTGCGTGAGCCTGGTCGTGCTCACCTTTCTGTCCCAGGCCTCCATGTACAAGAGCCTCATGATGGGGCTGCTCGGCCTGCTGCTCAGCGGGGTCGGGCTCGACATGTTCACCTCGGTGCCGCGCTTCACCCTGGGGTTGAACGAGCTGACCGACGGCATCGGCCTCATCCCGCTGGTCATGGGCCTGTTCGGCATCGCCGAGATCCTGGGCAACCTCGACCAGTCGATGCGGCGGCGGATCTACGAGACGCGGCTCGGCGAGCTGCTGCCCACGGCGGCCGACTGGCTGGCCGCGAAGTGGTCGATCGTCCGCGGCACGCTGATCGGCTTCCTTCTGGGCATCCTGCCCGGCGGCGGCGCCGTCCTGTCCTCGTTCGTCTCCTACGCCGTGGAGAAGCGCGTCTCGCGGTACCCGGAGCGCTTCGGCACCGGGGTGATCGAAGGGGTGGCGGCGCCGGAGACCGCCAACAACGCCGCCGCCCAGGCCTCGTTCATCCCCCTCCTGGCGCTGGGCATCCCGCCCAACGTGGTGATGGCCGTCCTCTTCGGAGGGCTGCTCATCCACGGCATCACGCCGGGCCCCCTGCTGATCCAGCAGCACCCCGACCTCTTCTGGGGCGTGATCGCCTCGATGTTCGTGGGCAACGTCATGCTGCTCGCGCTCAATCTGCCGCTCATCGGCATGTGGGTCCGGCTCCTGCGCGTGCCCTACGACGTCCTGTTCCCGCTCATTCTGATGTTCTGCGTGGTGGGCGTGTACAGCGTGAACCATTCGCGGATGGACGTGTACCTCATGGCGTTCTTCGGGCTGGTCGGCTACCTGATGCAGAAGCTGGGCTACGCCCCGGCGCCCCTGGCGCTGGCCTACGTCCTGGGGCCGCTGTTGGAAACGGCGCTGCGCCAGTCGCTGGCGCTGTCGGGAGGCAGTTTCGCGATATTCTTCACCCGCCCCATCGCGGCCGCCTGCATGGCCGTCATGGCGGCGCTGCTCGTCGTGCAGATCCTCTCGCGGCAAAGGAGGCCAACGTGA
- a CDS encoding tripartite tricarboxylate transporter TctB family protein, giving the protein MEHAGGRRPTDPEAYASAFLFALAAAVALGAHRLGLGTVHDPGPGFMPFATATLLAAMALGRLVRVAIAPPGQAGGGPAPTASRWGVVSVVLATLFGAGFILERAGFSITIFLMLVVLFGIVADKRWWVTLLSAAVVVTAARLLCRALGVPVPEGPLGI; this is encoded by the coding sequence GTGGAACACGCGGGGGGGCGGCGCCCGACGGACCCTGAGGCCTACGCGAGCGCGTTCCTGTTCGCGCTGGCCGCCGCCGTCGCCCTCGGCGCCCATCGGCTGGGTCTCGGCACCGTTCACGATCCCGGTCCCGGCTTCATGCCGTTCGCGACCGCGACGCTGCTGGCGGCGATGGCCCTCGGCCGACTCGTGCGCGTGGCCATCGCGCCGCCCGGGCAGGCCGGCGGCGGACCCGCCCCGACCGCCAGCCGCTGGGGCGTGGTGAGCGTCGTGCTGGCGACGCTGTTCGGTGCCGGGTTCATCCTCGAGCGGGCGGGCTTCAGCATCACGATCTTTCTCATGCTGGTGGTGCTGTTCGGCATCGTCGCCGACAAGCGCTGGTGGGTGACGCTGCTGTCCGCGGCGGTGGTGGTGACGGCGGCCCGCCTGCTCTGTCGCGCGCTCGGCGTGCCGGTGCCGGAAGGGCCGCTGGGCATCTGA
- a CDS encoding cytochrome c peroxidase — MTTGLTRLVARPLLGALAAVLALTAGPPAHATDGDGRLAAALARVAAPPLGLPPVPVPADNRPSAAKVALGRKLFFDRRLSHNGTMSCAMCHIPEQGFTNNELARAVGVEGRSLRRNAPTLLNVAYVERLFHDGREIALESQVIGPLVERSEMGNPSIGHVIARLRALPDYAGLFERAFGAGPSPDRIGQAIASYERTLLSGRSPFDRWYFGGERAALTPRAVEGFRLFTGKAGCVGCHTIGARDALFTNGAFHDTGIGHYNAVVRPRQRTPVSVEVAPGVTVDVPREIVDSVGEPAAADLGRHEVTLVPADVWKFRTPSLRDVALTAPYMHDGSLRTLADVVRYYARGANPHPGLDPRLGPLGLSEDEVAALVEFLHALTGDGTAELVDEARTPGAPDS, encoded by the coding sequence ATGACGACGGGGCTCACGCGGCTCGTGGCGAGGCCGCTGCTCGGCGCCCTGGCAGCGGTTCTGGCCCTCACGGCTGGCCCGCCGGCTCATGCCACCGATGGGGACGGGCGGCTGGCCGCCGCGCTGGCCCGCGTCGCGGCCCCGCCGCTCGGGTTGCCGCCGGTTCCCGTCCCCGCCGACAACCGGCCGTCGGCGGCCAAGGTCGCGCTCGGACGCAAGCTCTTCTTCGACCGCCGCCTGTCCCACAACGGGACGATGTCCTGCGCGATGTGCCACATCCCGGAGCAGGGCTTCACGAACAACGAGCTGGCTCGCGCGGTCGGCGTCGAGGGCCGCAGCCTGCGCCGCAACGCGCCCACGCTGCTGAACGTGGCCTATGTCGAGCGGCTCTTCCACGACGGGCGCGAGATCGCGCTGGAGAGTCAGGTCATCGGACCGCTGGTGGAGCGCAGCGAGATGGGCAATCCCTCCATCGGCCACGTGATCGCCCGCCTCCGGGCGCTGCCGGATTACGCTGGTCTCTTCGAGCGGGCCTTCGGCGCCGGACCCAGTCCCGACCGTATCGGCCAGGCCATCGCCAGCTACGAGCGCACGCTGCTGTCGGGACGCTCGCCGTTCGACCGCTGGTACTTCGGGGGCGAGCGCGCGGCCCTGACGCCCCGGGCCGTGGAAGGCTTCCGCCTGTTCACCGGCAAGGCCGGCTGCGTCGGCTGTCACACCATCGGGGCCCGGGACGCCCTGTTCACGAACGGCGCCTTCCACGACACCGGCATCGGCCATTACAACGCGGTCGTTCGCCCGCGCCAGCGCACGCCCGTGTCGGTGGAAGTCGCTCCCGGCGTCACCGTCGACGTGCCGCGCGAGATCGTGGACAGCGTCGGCGAGCCCGCCGCCGCCGACCTCGGGCGCCACGAGGTGACCCTCGTCCCCGCCGACGTGTGGAAATTCCGGACACCCTCGCTGCGCGACGTGGCCCTCACCGCGCCGTACATGCACGACGGCTCGCTGCGCACGCTGGCCGACGTCGTTCGCTACTACGCGCGGGGGGCCAACCCGCACCCGGGCCTCGATCCCCGGCTGGGCCCGCTCGGGCTCAGCGAGGACGAGGTCGCGGCCCTCGTGGAGTTCCTGCACGCGCTCACGGGGGACGGCACCGCCGAGCTCGTCGACGAGGCCCGAACCCCGGGCGCGCCGGACAGCTGA
- a CDS encoding SCO family protein, translating to MIRTARLLTATMVALAAVAGAAWAHGSGSTAADLGFPRFDYEPPRPGTYALPAIKPAADAHVVDAAGAPRRLHGLMGDRIVVVSFISTRCVDPQGCPLATAVLHQIRAAAGRDPVLARRLRLVTVSFDLRNDSPAALGRYAGAARQESRGTSPWDFVVPTSERELTSLLEAYGQPVGLGDRTAPPTHLLRVYLIDAGRRIRNVYGLDFLDARLLLADVRTLLLEEQGHRP from the coding sequence ATGATTCGGACCGCGAGGCTTCTGACGGCGACGATGGTGGCCCTTGCCGCGGTAGCCGGCGCGGCGTGGGCCCACGGGTCGGGCTCGACCGCGGCGGACCTGGGCTTCCCGCGCTTCGACTACGAGCCGCCGCGCCCCGGCACTTACGCGCTGCCCGCGATCAAGCCGGCCGCCGACGCTCATGTCGTCGACGCGGCCGGGGCTCCGCGCCGCCTGCACGGGCTCATGGGCGATCGGATCGTCGTGGTGAGCTTCATCTCTACCCGCTGCGTCGACCCCCAGGGGTGCCCGCTCGCCACGGCGGTGCTCCATCAGATTCGGGCGGCGGCCGGCCGGGATCCCGTGCTGGCACGCCGGCTCCGGCTGGTCACGGTCAGCTTCGATCTGCGCAACGACAGCCCCGCCGCGCTGGGCCGGTACGCCGGCGCGGCCCGGCAGGAGTCGAGGGGGACGAGCCCGTGGGATTTCGTGGTGCCCACGTCCGAGCGCGAGCTGACCTCGCTCCTCGAGGCGTACGGGCAGCCGGTCGGGCTCGGCGACCGGACGGCGCCGCCGACCCATCTGCTGCGCGTCTACCTGATCGACGCCGGGCGCCGGATTCGCAACGTCTACGGGCTCGACTTCCTCGACGCTCGCCTGCTCCTGGCGGACGTGCGCACCCTGCTCCTGGAAGAGCAAGGCCACCGGCCATGA
- a CDS encoding selenium-binding protein SBP56-related protein → MKPSPAVRWIVLVALLTALAPAAARADEPCQSPYVQKITGEEEFVYVWTLGVEGMGDGSDKLVTIDVRRGSSTYGQVIHSVSVGGRHEAHHGGFTDDRRYFWAGGLDTSKIFIFDVATDPARPRLHKTIDDFVRASGGVVGPHTFYALPGRMMIAALSNNRDHGGHTALVEYSNEGKYVATHWMPLATTANGARIEKVADGYGYDIRVLPRKNVMLTSSFTGWSNYMMDFGQMLKDPEAMKRFGQTVVVWDFHARKPRTVLHVPGSPLEIRFATQPGHNYAFTTTALTSKIWLIHEDARGEWQAKPVADIGDPATIPLPVAITLSADDRTLWVDSFMDGTVRAFDVSDPHRPREIYSKRIGSQINMVSQSWDGKRLYFTSSVLARWDKKAEADEQFFKAYTWDGKALEERFALDFAKLGLGRAHVMRFGSTSLYR, encoded by the coding sequence ATGAAACCGAGCCCCGCAGTCAGGTGGATCGTCCTGGTCGCGCTGTTGACAGCGCTGGCGCCGGCAGCCGCGCGCGCCGACGAGCCGTGCCAGTCGCCCTATGTGCAGAAGATCACCGGCGAGGAGGAATTCGTCTACGTGTGGACCCTCGGCGTGGAAGGGATGGGCGACGGCTCCGACAAGCTGGTCACCATCGACGTCCGCCGCGGCTCGTCCACGTACGGCCAGGTGATCCACTCGGTCTCCGTGGGCGGGCGCCACGAGGCCCACCACGGCGGATTCACCGACGACCGGCGCTACTTCTGGGCGGGCGGCCTCGATACCAGCAAGATCTTCATCTTCGACGTGGCGACCGATCCGGCCCGGCCTCGGCTGCACAAGACCATCGACGACTTCGTCCGCGCCTCCGGCGGCGTGGTAGGACCGCATACCTTCTACGCGCTGCCCGGGCGGATGATGATCGCCGCCCTGTCCAACAACCGCGACCACGGCGGGCACACCGCGCTCGTCGAGTACTCGAACGAGGGCAAGTACGTGGCGACCCACTGGATGCCGCTGGCCACCACGGCCAACGGGGCCAGGATCGAGAAGGTGGCCGACGGCTACGGCTATGACATCCGCGTCCTGCCGCGCAAGAATGTGATGCTGACCTCGTCCTTCACCGGCTGGTCCAACTACATGATGGACTTCGGCCAGATGCTGAAGGACCCCGAGGCCATGAAGCGCTTCGGGCAGACCGTGGTGGTCTGGGATTTCCACGCTCGCAAGCCCCGTACGGTGCTGCACGTGCCCGGCTCGCCGCTGGAGATCCGGTTCGCCACGCAGCCGGGCCACAACTACGCCTTCACCACCACGGCGCTGACCTCGAAGATCTGGCTCATCCACGAGGACGCCAGAGGGGAATGGCAGGCCAAGCCCGTCGCCGACATCGGCGACCCCGCCACGATCCCGCTGCCGGTGGCCATCACCCTCAGCGCCGACGATCGCACGCTGTGGGTCGATTCCTTCATGGACGGCACCGTCCGCGCCTTCGACGTGAGCGACCCGCACCGGCCGAGGGAGATCTACAGCAAGCGGATCGGCTCGCAGATCAACATGGTGTCGCAGAGCTGGGACGGCAAGCGGCTCTACTTCACCAGCTCGGTGCTGGCCCGCTGGGACAAGAAGGCCGAGGCCGACGAGCAGTTCTTCAAGGCCTACACCTGGGACGGCAAGGCCCTGGAGGAACGCTTCGCCCTGGACTTCGCCAAGCTCGGGCTGGGCCGGGCGCACGTCATGCGCTTCGGAAGCACCAGCCTCTACCGGTAA